The sequence TGCTAGAAAAATCCGTAGATTGGTGCGTTAATTTCTTacattttctcttcaattttggGGTAATTTACAGTTTTGCTTCCTTTTTTACTGAATTGGTTTGTTTTGGTTGTGCTGTAGGATGCTGAGCTATCACCAATAATGGAAGAACCAATAGGTTATGATCAAATTATACCTGATGAGGAGCAAAGGGTTTCTCCAATAATCcctgtggtggaagaagtagaagATGATGTGATTATTCTCCCTGCTGAAAATGAGGAGAGGGCTATCGTTCTGTATAAACCAATGCAGAATTCTCCTTCGTTGAACTCGTTGTCGTCTTTTGAGGTTACTGTCAATTCGGACTTGATTCCTAGCATCAAGGGTAAGAATCATAATCCTCCTTAATGTTTGCAAATACGTTACTAGATTTGAATTTGGCTGAAATCTTTGTGCCTATGTTGAATCATTATATTGTATGGACATAGGATGCATGTTTAGTATGAGCCGTGTTGGTATCTTTAGTATAATGCAACCCAAAATATTATCAGCTGTTAGCAGCTGTGATGTGCATTTCATCATTACTTAGGTCTTTAGATGGACGGTGTCGCATGATCTAGGAAGATAACATTGGCAATCTACTGGTTGCGTTCGCTGATTTAACTGATTTATTTCAGTTGACCGGATGCTCATATGATGTGCATTCTGGTTTCTCGATTATTGAAAAGACATGATTTGGCTTTCTGGTTGTTAGAGTTGTTCTGACAATTCTTTGTTGCGCAGATCGACATGGTCTTTGGTCTGGTCATCGGGGTTTACTGAAAGATTTAGACAATGAGGAAGAGcggagaaggaaagaaaatgcAGGCGGAAAGGGTGAGTGCTTGGCTGTTGTTCCATGGGTGGCTTCTCAATTTCCTTCAGCATCGGGAAATAACATGGCAACGGCAGATGTTACTACTAATGACCCTATGGAAGCTGAGGTGGAAGTAGATAATGCAGATATGGATATTGAAATGGACCAAATGGTTAATGACGTGGGTGTCGTTAAAGGACAAGAACAACCCATAGCTATGGGAGCTGGTGGGGGATTTCAGCAATGGAGTCAACCGCAGCAGCACTGTATGACTCCACCACAATTCCCCCAAAATAATTCCACTCCTATCATGTGGTCTTGGTGATCCACAGACGAGAGATGCTCGTGTGTTTATCCTGTTGTGATATCTTCAGATGGAGGAGGATAGCTGGATAAGAATGGTGGAGGAAAGGCACGGAAGATTGCCTTCCCTCATAATTCAGTAGTTCGTTGCAGAGACTTTGTTGCAGAGATATTGTTGATCTCTTTAGTTTTAGTAAGGTGTGGTAGCGAGTGAAATGTGTAGGTGATGTTTTTGTACAGAGTAAGATGTAGGTCTGCGATAAACAGCGGAAAACTGCTGAAATTTTATATGAAATATGTTGTTAAAGTCTCTGCAACAAGATGTAGAGTGCGCATCTCTACTTTTTTGTCATCTTGCgaaatttatttatcttttttggttTCAGGCCAATTGCTCCGAGTGGTGATCATTGCACCTATAGAAATGATTTACCGATTAGGATGCAAGAGGTTGAAGGCAGCAGGCACTGCCTAAGCTAGGGTTGTCCAAGTGGGGAAACGCATTTCTTTGACATGGACATTAAACGACTTTGAATTTAATGTTCTGTTTTACACCTATTTCAAGCTAATGAACTGAACTAATTTTAACCCAATTGAAAACTACGTCC comes from Papaver somniferum cultivar HN1 chromosome 7, ASM357369v1, whole genome shotgun sequence and encodes:
- the LOC113299983 gene encoding uncharacterized protein LOC113299983, which translates into the protein MDGYLPMKMKRKDLEEVSDEFSDFSLSSPARKIRRLDAELSPIMEEPIGYDQIIPDEEQRVSPIIPVVEEVEDDVIILPAENEERAIVLYKPMQNSPSLNSLSSFEVTVNSDLIPSIKDRHGLWSGHRGLLKDLDNEEERRRKENAGGKGECLAVVPWVASQFPSASGNNMATADVTTNDPMEAEVEVDNADMDIEMDQMVNDVGVVKGQEQPIAMGAGGGFQQWSQPQQHCMTPPQFPQNNSTPIMWSW